The following are from one region of the Leishmania braziliensis MHOM/BR/75/M2904 complete genome, chromosome 21 genome:
- a CDS encoding putative serine/threonine protein kinase, protein MGEETPQNGGVQCVFTASSSASEEEATLSANVASSVDCYNDTLRIELPAISSGQCTGTGSPKSAICRPSEIAFSNKMEECTALSVEEHNAYQSAVALLQAGVLQKLVGGLSGQGVSRKLSSVIPTFSNFDPTEAIRKKSVSLFRNARQNNRGSLSISGGTLQCEMSIAADRLNDGETDGVILCSEAANHCSRHRESHPALRTVIAPGTSSPPPSPEQRQRCGPTSTSAPDPSISLADGKSVEGNDSPDHGVAMDVVLRDASKIRGLRLTWLLYLLIITVIILFVLVLVQITYETSHMLTRSATEAVQAQAASLLNSVNMQQYTLEKLFKVMYEINIKSFIQEYNTHSIVRDVMCSSLCHAPIAFASYNASGMQQWRVVCNPSMFSIELNLFPKKVMPGAASLLMVDYGKTALAYRTFYKNDNVETYVAITGKEALGRTFMNNNIAKYSTATLQSVVSAFFLREWNTTRMSMLFHTLTENVSFYMNTPASPTAEVLTATFNSLCHADSPYVWHTVLRPMNQFNIAELPVNTSDQMGTMTNLIPTPHFEHKGAWGQVSRATLCSVTCTSANSSKCTPENPTNVWFLVDHSLAHLDSIQTTVKIVGVVSVMAVAIFSFIMFLVYISITVPVNHLRYQLMRAVGSNEMTTPWQRKIARWTYRLWLGDLTSIARSIYILSLCFRLNKKYVPDHVLRNHAKQLYLRRRKFNFLDEVNLKEDTVLEEDTDSDEANPSLVSVDTTLRPYDTLSLWHLAVPCDIDQVGHAATEGKVDCSAAEAKIFGGPTLTEVSPGYASQAPLPAKSHETVTGGRVAPTRRGARLLRDASLNLGSYGEVEDMAMTQEALTVAAAAMTIQSSNDIMSIRREYETTVLCVRIPSVQLGYLINHSVAVHQHRRIMRVLLHRIRRHKGALFHCSGDCLGAVWNAFEGCSNHAECAAVCAQEIANVFAPYQGDGLHIGIVLHQGTLVCGTVEYSKTAFVTAFGDGPREALAVAELATSINSLNVLVTEPVKQALSGLYDCNIVDVIQLPSSAHQLLLFELSGSRTPERSLYDTLLQIPKQAQFSIDYARAFSQFRNHESAKLAELRPR, encoded by the coding sequence ATGGGGGAGGAGACGCCCCAAAACGGAGGGGTCCAGTGCGTCTTCACGGCGTCGTCGAGCGccagcgaggaagaggcgacgCTCAGTGCGAACGTTGCTTCCAGCGTTGACTGCTACAATGACACTCTCCGCATTGAGCTCCCCGCCATTTCCAGCGGGCAATGCACTGGAACCGGCTCTCCCAAATCGGCAATATGCCGCCCCTCGGAGATAGCCTTTAGCAACAAGATGGAGGAGTGCACCGCGCTTTCGGTTGAGGAGCACAACGCGTATCAGTCGGcagttgcgctgctgcaggctgGGGTTTTACAAAAGCTAGTCGGGGGCTTAAGTGGGCAAGGGGTCAGTAGAAAACTCTCGTCCGTCATTCCGACCTTCAGCAACTTCGACCCCACCGAAGCGATACGCAAGAAGTCCGTAAGTCTCTTCAGGAACGCAAGGCAGAACAACAGAGGCAGCTTGTCTATTTCGGGTGGCACATTGCAGTGCGAGATGTCGATCGCGGCTGACCGCCTCAATGACGGGGAAACAGACGGTGTGATCCTGTGCTCAGAGGCAGCTAACCACTGCAGCAGACACCGCGAGTCGCACCCCGCCCTGAGAACTGTGATTGCGCCAGGAACCTCTAGCCCTCCGCCCTCGccagagcagcggcagcggtgtggtCCTACCTCCACTTCCGCGCCTGACCCATCCATCTCGCTCGCTGATGGAAAATCGGTGGAAGGCAACGACAGTCCTGACCATGGCGTCGCGATGGACGTCGTGCTTCGCGACGCCTCCAAGATTCGCGGGCTACGACTGACGTGGCTTTTGTACTTGTTGATCATAACTGTCATCATCCTCTTCGTGTTGGTGTTAGTGCAAATCACCTACGAAACAAGTCACATGCTCACACGATCCGCCaccgaggcggtgcaggcCCAGGCAGCGTCTTTACTCAACAGTGTGAACATGCAGCAGTATACGCTGGAGAAACTCTTCAAGGTAATGTATGAAATAAACATTAAGAGCTTCATCCAGGAGTACAATACTCATAGCATCGTGCGAGATGTCATGTGCTCCAGTCTCTGCCACGCCCCCATCGCGTTTGCCTCGTACAACGCAAGTGGCATGCAGCAGTGGAGGGTAGTGTGCAATCCATCCATGTTCTCGATCGAGCTGAACCTTTTCCCCAAAAAGGTAATGCCAGGGGCCGCTTCCCTGCTCATGGTCGACTACGGCAAGACCGCGCTTGCCTACCGCACCTTCTATAAGAACGACAATGTTGAGACCTACGTTGCGATAACCGGGAAGGAAGCGCTGGGCCGCACCTTCATGAACAACAACATCGCCAAGtacagcaccgccacgctgCAGTCCGTCGTGTCCGCTTTCTTCTTACGAGAATGGAACACGACGCGCATGTCGATGCTCTTCCACACTTTAACGGAGAACGTGTCGTTCTACATGAATACACCCGCGTCCCCCACCGCAGAGGTGCTGACGGCCACCTTCAATTCACTCTGTCACGCGGACTCACCATATGTTTGGCACACCGTGTTGCGGCCCATGAACCAGTTCAACATTGCGGAGTTGCCCGTGAATACTTCAGACCAGATGGGCACCATGACAAACCTTATCCCGACCCCCCATTTCGAGCACAAGGGAGCGTGGGGCCAGGTGTCGAGGGCGACTCTCTGCAGTGTGACGTGCACGAGCGCGAATAGCAGCAAGTGCACCCCCGAGAACCCGACGAACGTGTGGTTCCTCGTGGACCACTCACTGGCCCACCTCGACTCTATTCAAACCACTGTGAAGATTGTTGGCGTGGTCAGCGTCATGGCGGTGGCGATTTTCAGTTTCATCATGTTCCTTGTGTACATCAGCATCACTGTGCCGGTGAACCACCTCCGCTATCAGCTCATGCGAGCCGTCGGGTCGAACGAGATGACGACGCCGTGGCAAAGAAAGATTGCGCGCTGGACGTACCGCCTGTGGCTCGGTGACCTCACGTCGATTGCGCGGTCGATTTACATTCTGAGCCTGTGCTTCCGTCTTAACAAGAAGTACGTGCCAGACCACGTCCTGCGCAACCACGCGAAGCAGCTCTATCTGCGGCGCCGCAAATTCAACTTCCTTGATGAAGTTAACCTGAAGGAGGACACCGTACTGGAGGAGGATACAGACTCCGACGAGGCGAACCCCTCGCTTGTCAGTGTGGACACCACCCTGCGACCCTACGACACGCTTTCGCTCTGGCACCTCGCCGTGCCGTGCGACATAGATCAGGTGGGCCATGCAGCGACTGAAGGTAAGGTGGACTGCTCCGCAGCGGAGGCAAAGATCTTTGGTGGACCGACTCTGACAGAAGTCTCACCTGGTTACGCGTCGCaagcgccgctgcccgcCAAGTCACATGAGACGGTGACAGGTGGAAGAGTGGCACCAACGCGGCGCGGGGCTAGATTGCTGCGCGATGCCTCCCTCAACCTGGGATCTTAcggtgaggtggaggacaTGGCGATGACGCAGGAGGCGTTGACagtggccgccgctgccatgaCCATTCAGAGTAGCAACGACATCATGAGCATTCGTCGCGAGTACGAGACAACTGTCCTCTGTGTCCGCATCCCGAGTGTCCAGCTGGGATACCTGATCAACCACTCCGTAGCCGTTCATCAGCATCGTCGCATCATGCGAgtcctgctgcaccgcatTCGGCGGCATAAGGGCGCGCTGTTTCACTGCTCTGGAGACTGCCTCGGCGCTGTATGGAACGCATTTGAAGGTTGCTCGAACCATGCCGAGTGCGCGGCAGTGTGCGCGCAGGAGATTGCCAACGTCTTTGCACCATACCAAGGCGATGGCCTGCATATCGGCATTGTGCTGCACCAGGGCACACTCGTGTGTGGCACGGTCGAGTACTCGAAGACGGCCTTCGTGACTGCGTTCGGCGACGGTCCGCGTGaagcgctggcggtggctgAGTTGGCCACCTCTATCAACAGTCTCAACGTGCTCGTTACTGAGCCAGTCAAGCAGGCGCTCTCCGGCTTGTACGACTGCAACATCGTGGACGTCATCCAGCTCCCCAGCTCGGCCCACCAGCTGCTACTCTTCGAGCtgagcggcagccgcacgcCAGAGAGGTCATTGTACGatacgctgctgcagatacCCAAACAGGCGCAGTTTTCTATAGACTACGCGCGCGCCTTTTCTCAGTTCCGCAACCATGAGTCAGCGAAGCTCGCAGAGCTCAGGCCGCG